The following are encoded in a window of Cupriavidus oxalaticus genomic DNA:
- the dapC gene encoding succinyldiaminopimelate transaminase — MNPRLDLLQPYPFEKLRVLFTQVKPADKPAISFGIGEPKHPTPEFIKQALAESLAGLANYPTTAGSDALRQCIAGWLERRYGLPRVDPATEVLPVTGSREALFAFAQTVVDGTRPGALVMCPNPFYQIYEGSALLAGATPVFANSDPARNFAPAFDRIGDEVWQNVQLLFVCSPGNPTGAVLSLDDWKQLFALSDRYGFVIASDECYSEIYFDEGRAPLGALEAAHRLGRSFERLVMFSSLSKRSNVPGLRSGFVAGDAALLKTFLLYRTYHGGAMNPAVQAASIAAWNDETHVRENRAAYVRKFSEVTPMLAEVLDVALPDAGFYLWADVSRTGLSDTEFAARLLAGQNVTVLPGSYLAREADGINPGANRVRMALVATPEECLEGARRIVEFCKGLG; from the coding sequence GTGAATCCGCGCCTCGACCTGCTCCAGCCCTACCCGTTCGAGAAACTGCGGGTGCTCTTTACGCAGGTGAAGCCTGCCGACAAGCCAGCCATCAGCTTCGGCATCGGCGAGCCCAAGCACCCGACGCCCGAATTCATCAAGCAGGCGCTGGCCGAGTCACTGGCGGGGCTGGCGAATTATCCCACAACGGCCGGTTCCGATGCACTACGACAGTGCATTGCCGGCTGGCTGGAACGCCGCTACGGCCTGCCCAGGGTCGACCCCGCCACCGAGGTGCTGCCGGTGACCGGCTCGCGCGAAGCGCTGTTCGCGTTCGCGCAGACCGTGGTCGACGGTACCCGCCCTGGCGCGCTGGTGATGTGCCCCAACCCGTTCTACCAGATCTATGAAGGCAGCGCGCTGCTGGCCGGCGCCACACCCGTGTTCGCCAACAGCGACCCGGCGCGCAACTTTGCTCCGGCCTTCGACCGCATCGGCGACGAGGTCTGGCAGAACGTGCAGCTGCTCTTCGTGTGCAGCCCGGGCAACCCGACCGGCGCGGTGCTGTCGCTGGACGACTGGAAGCAGCTGTTCGCGCTGTCCGACCGCTACGGCTTCGTGATCGCCTCGGACGAGTGCTACTCGGAAATCTATTTCGACGAGGGCCGCGCGCCGCTGGGTGCGCTGGAAGCCGCGCACAGGCTCGGCCGCAGCTTCGAGCGGCTGGTGATGTTCTCCAGCCTGTCCAAGCGCTCCAACGTGCCGGGCCTGCGCTCGGGCTTCGTTGCCGGCGACGCCGCGCTGCTGAAGACATTCCTGCTATACCGTACCTACCATGGCGGCGCGATGAACCCGGCGGTGCAGGCCGCCAGCATCGCCGCCTGGAACGATGAGACCCACGTGCGCGAGAACCGCGCCGCCTACGTGCGCAAGTTCAGCGAAGTGACGCCGATGCTGGCGGAAGTCCTGGACGTGGCGCTGCCCGACGCCGGCTTCTACCTGTGGGCCGATGTCTCGCGCACCGGCCTGAGCGACACCGAATTTGCCGCGCGGCTGCTGGCCGGGCAGAACGTGACCGTGCTGCCCGGCAGCTACCTGGCGCGCGAGGCCGATGGCATCAACCCTGGCGCCAACCGCGTGCGCATGGCACTGGTGGCGACGCCGGAGGAATGCCTGGAGGGGGCGCGGCGGATCGTGGAATTCTGCAAGGGGCTGGGCTGA
- the dapD gene encoding 2,3,4,5-tetrahydropyridine-2,6-dicarboxylate N-succinyltransferase — MTQALQALIDQAWEDRASLSPKSAPNDIREAVANVIGQLDSGALRVAEKQGKDWIVNQWIKKAVLLSFRLEDNAPMSAGGFAQFYDKVPTKFANWSGDDFARAGFRVVPPAVARRGSFIAKNAVLMPSYVNIGAYVDEGTMVDTWATVGSCAQIGKNVHLSGGVGIGGVLEPLQANPVIIEDNCFIGARSEVVEGVIVEENSVISMGVYLGQSTKIYDRETGEIHYGRVPAGSVVVAGNLPSKDGKYSLYCAVIVKKVDAQTRAKTSLNDLLRGD, encoded by the coding sequence ATGACGCAAGCACTGCAAGCCCTGATCGACCAGGCCTGGGAAGACCGCGCCAGCCTGTCGCCCAAGTCCGCCCCCAATGACATCCGCGAGGCCGTCGCCAACGTCATCGGCCAGCTCGATTCGGGCGCGCTGCGCGTGGCCGAGAAGCAAGGCAAGGACTGGATCGTCAACCAGTGGATCAAGAAGGCCGTGCTGCTGTCGTTCCGCCTGGAAGACAACGCGCCGATGAGCGCCGGCGGCTTCGCCCAGTTCTACGACAAGGTGCCGACCAAGTTCGCCAACTGGAGCGGCGACGACTTCGCCCGCGCCGGCTTCCGCGTGGTGCCGCCCGCCGTGGCCCGCCGCGGTTCGTTCATCGCCAAGAACGCGGTGCTGATGCCGTCGTACGTCAACATCGGCGCCTATGTCGATGAAGGCACCATGGTCGACACCTGGGCCACCGTCGGTTCGTGCGCGCAGATCGGCAAGAACGTGCACCTGTCGGGCGGCGTGGGCATCGGCGGCGTGCTGGAGCCGCTGCAGGCCAACCCGGTCATCATCGAAGACAACTGCTTTATCGGCGCCCGTTCGGAAGTCGTGGAAGGCGTGATCGTGGAAGAGAACTCGGTGATCTCGATGGGCGTGTACCTGGGCCAGTCGACCAAGATCTACGACCGCGAGACCGGCGAGATCCACTATGGCCGCGTGCCGGCCGGCTCGGTGGTGGTGGCGGGCAACCTGCCGTCCAAGGATGGCAAGTACAGCCTGTACTGCGCCGTGATCGTGAAGAAGGTCGACGCGCAGACCCGCGCCAAGACCAGCCTGAACGACCTGCTGCGCGGCGACTGA
- a CDS encoding ArsC family reductase, with translation MTVLLYGIPNCDTVKKARTWLDANGVAYTFHDFKKQGVDEAMLRGWLKHVPLATLLNRKGTTWRALPDADKARAEEEAGAIALMQQSPSLIKRPVLAHAGKVMVGFSADQYASQF, from the coding sequence ATGACCGTCCTCCTCTACGGCATCCCCAACTGCGATACCGTCAAGAAAGCCCGCACCTGGCTGGATGCCAACGGCGTGGCCTACACCTTCCACGACTTCAAGAAGCAGGGCGTGGATGAAGCCATGCTGCGCGGCTGGCTGAAGCACGTGCCGCTGGCCACGCTGCTCAACCGCAAGGGCACCACCTGGCGCGCGCTGCCGGACGCCGACAAGGCCCGCGCCGAGGAAGAAGCCGGTGCGATCGCGCTGATGCAGCAAAGCCCGTCGCTGATCAAGCGCCCGGTGCTGGCCCACGCCGGCAAGGTGATGGTCGGCTTTTCCGCCGACCAGTACGCCAGCCAGTTCTGA
- the dapE gene encoding succinyl-diaminopimelate desuccinylase produces MTATLALTEDLIRRRSVTPADEGCQAILETRLKALGFDCEALVSGPDDFRVTNLWAVKRGTQGKDGKLLVFAGHTDVVPTGPLEQWHSDPFEPTHRDGKLYGRGAADMKTSIAGFVVAVEEFVKAHPAHAGSIGFLITSDEEGPAHDGTIKVVEALAARGERLDYCVIGEPTSVNALGDMVKNGRRGSLSGKLTVKGIQCHIAYPHLGRNPIHDAAPALAALAAEVWDEGNEYFPPTSWQMSNIHGGTGATNVIPGHVTIDFNFRFSTASTPDGLKARVHAILDQHSLEYTLDWTLGGEPFLTPRGDLSDALASAIKAETGFDTELSTTGGTSDGRFIARICPQVIEFGPPNASIHKIDEHVEVRFIDPLKNVYRGVLERLVT; encoded by the coding sequence ATGACCGCCACCCTTGCCCTCACCGAAGACCTGATCCGCCGCCGCTCCGTCACGCCCGCCGACGAAGGCTGCCAGGCCATCCTGGAAACCCGCCTGAAGGCGCTCGGCTTCGACTGCGAAGCGCTGGTCAGCGGCCCCGATGATTTCCGCGTGACCAACCTCTGGGCGGTGAAGCGCGGCACGCAGGGCAAGGACGGCAAGCTGCTGGTGTTCGCCGGCCATACCGACGTGGTGCCGACCGGCCCGCTGGAGCAATGGCACTCGGACCCGTTCGAGCCGACCCACCGCGACGGCAAGCTGTACGGCCGCGGCGCCGCCGACATGAAGACCTCGATCGCCGGCTTCGTGGTGGCGGTGGAGGAATTCGTCAAGGCGCACCCCGCCCACGCCGGCTCGATCGGCTTCCTGATCACCAGCGACGAGGAAGGCCCGGCGCACGACGGCACCATCAAGGTGGTGGAAGCGCTGGCCGCGCGCGGCGAGCGCCTGGACTACTGCGTGATCGGCGAGCCGACCTCGGTCAACGCGCTCGGCGACATGGTCAAGAACGGCCGCCGCGGCTCGCTGTCGGGCAAGCTCACGGTCAAGGGCATCCAGTGCCATATCGCCTACCCGCACCTGGGCCGCAACCCGATCCATGACGCCGCCCCGGCGCTGGCCGCACTGGCCGCCGAGGTCTGGGACGAAGGCAACGAGTATTTCCCGCCGACCAGCTGGCAGATGTCGAATATCCACGGCGGCACCGGCGCCACCAACGTGATCCCGGGCCACGTCACCATCGACTTCAATTTCCGCTTCTCGACCGCCAGCACGCCCGACGGCCTGAAGGCGCGCGTCCATGCGATCCTGGACCAGCACAGCCTCGAATACACGCTGGACTGGACCCTGGGCGGCGAGCCCTTCCTGACGCCGCGCGGCGACCTGTCCGACGCGCTGGCGTCCGCGATCAAGGCCGAGACCGGCTTCGACACCGAGCTGTCGACCACCGGCGGCACCTCCGACGGCCGCTTCATCGCCAGGATCTGCCCGCAGGTGATCGAGTTCGGCCCGCCCAACGCCAGCATCCACAAGATCGACGAGCACGTCGAGGTGCGCTTCATCGACCCGCTGAAGAACGTTTACCGCGGCGTGCTGGAACGCCTGGTCACCTGA
- the prmB gene encoding 50S ribosomal protein L3 N(5)-glutamine methyltransferase — translation MATPSPLRTVRDLLRLAVSRFTAARLSFGHGSANAYDEAAYLVLHTLNLPLDTLDPFLDARLLPEEIDAVLKVIDRRVNERVPAAYITHEAYMHGLRFYVDSRVIVPRSFIGELLQEGLEPWVGETDQIGPVLELCTGSGCLPVLAAHVWPHARIDAVDISPDALAVARRNVADYKMEDRIHLYEGDLYAPLPHGATYDVILTNPPYVNETSMQALPPEYLAEPRIALAGGDDGMDVVRRIIAGAKARLNPGGVLVVEIGNEHANVEAAFPELEIVWLPVSAGEEQVFLLTYDALPG, via the coding sequence ATGGCAACACCCTCCCCCCTGCGCACCGTGCGCGACCTGCTGCGTCTCGCAGTCTCGCGCTTCACCGCCGCGCGCCTGTCCTTCGGCCACGGCAGCGCCAACGCCTATGACGAGGCGGCCTACCTGGTGCTGCACACGCTGAACCTGCCGCTCGACACGCTCGACCCGTTCCTGGACGCACGCCTGCTGCCCGAGGAAATCGACGCCGTGCTGAAGGTGATCGACCGCCGCGTCAACGAGCGCGTGCCTGCGGCCTACATCACGCACGAGGCCTACATGCACGGCCTGCGCTTCTACGTCGACTCGCGCGTGATCGTGCCGCGCAGCTTTATCGGCGAACTGCTGCAGGAAGGGCTGGAGCCGTGGGTCGGCGAGACGGACCAGATCGGCCCGGTGCTGGAGCTGTGCACCGGCTCGGGCTGCCTGCCGGTGCTGGCGGCACACGTCTGGCCGCACGCCAGGATTGACGCCGTCGACATCTCGCCCGACGCCCTGGCGGTGGCACGCCGCAATGTCGCCGATTACAAGATGGAGGACCGCATCCACCTGTACGAGGGCGACCTGTATGCCCCGCTGCCGCACGGCGCCACCTACGACGTGATCCTGACCAACCCGCCATACGTCAACGAAACGTCGATGCAGGCGCTGCCGCCCGAATACCTCGCCGAACCGCGCATTGCGCTGGCCGGCGGGGACGACGGCATGGACGTGGTGCGGCGGATCATCGCCGGGGCCAAGGCGCGGCTGAATCCCGGTGGCGTGCTCGTGGTGGAGATCGGCAACGAGCATGCCAATGTGGAGGCCGCCTTCCCCGAGCTGGAAATCGTCTGGCTGCCGGTCAGCGCGGGCGAGGAGCAGGTGTTTTTGCTGACGTACGACGCGTTGCCGGGGTAA
- a CDS encoding MFS transporter — protein sequence MTPSNTPLPGSPPGSNALPARAAATYAVRGIAILTFAFALSQFFRSCLAVMAPELQHDFGLSPAGYGALSSSFFLAFAVAQIPVGIAFDRYGVGRPTALLLAVGALSSILFVLAPNGTAATLAQVGLGLACAPVFMGLLHFASEQLSERDYTRVVSRSNATGMIGSLCATAPLGWAISLVGWRPSMAVSALGMVAACYGVWRFVRDHGHAEARSASWPAMLSESAQLLKLAPLWTLIPLCVAMAAGTAFRNAWSGPYLAEVFGLGSAPRGVALTLLSLAGFLTAFLLPVLVRRSTLKTAIAGWSCVAMSGAILLALWPDTGIGYAVAMMALLSTIGMLHPLVMAQGRGLIPPSQRGRGLGLLNTFVFLGSALTSWAFGLIANAGHVRQWPVASTYTAIFVSAAVLVAVSLIPYFFSPPHPTN from the coding sequence GTGACCCCCAGCAACACCCCCCTTCCCGGATCCCCACCCGGTTCCAACGCCCTGCCCGCCCGCGCCGCGGCCACGTATGCCGTGCGCGGCATCGCCATCCTGACCTTCGCCTTCGCGCTCAGCCAGTTCTTCCGTTCCTGCCTGGCGGTGATGGCGCCGGAGCTGCAGCACGATTTCGGATTGTCCCCGGCAGGATACGGCGCGCTCTCCTCATCGTTCTTCCTCGCGTTCGCCGTGGCGCAGATTCCCGTGGGCATTGCCTTCGACCGCTATGGCGTCGGCCGCCCCACCGCACTGCTGCTCGCCGTTGGCGCGCTGTCGTCGATCCTGTTCGTGCTGGCGCCCAACGGCACCGCGGCCACGCTGGCGCAGGTGGGACTGGGGCTGGCCTGCGCTCCGGTATTCATGGGGCTGCTGCATTTCGCCTCGGAACAACTGTCCGAACGCGACTATACGCGCGTGGTCAGCCGCTCCAACGCCACCGGCATGATCGGCTCGCTGTGCGCCACCGCGCCGCTGGGCTGGGCCATCTCGCTGGTCGGCTGGCGGCCGTCGATGGCGGTATCGGCGCTGGGCATGGTGGCGGCCTGCTATGGCGTGTGGCGCTTCGTGCGCGACCATGGCCATGCCGAGGCACGCAGCGCCTCGTGGCCGGCGATGCTGTCGGAAAGCGCGCAGCTGCTGAAGCTGGCGCCGCTGTGGACGCTGATCCCCCTGTGCGTGGCCATGGCCGCCGGCACTGCCTTTCGCAATGCCTGGAGCGGCCCCTACCTGGCTGAGGTATTCGGCCTGGGTTCGGCACCGCGCGGCGTGGCCCTGACGCTGCTCAGCCTGGCCGGCTTCCTGACGGCCTTCCTGCTGCCGGTGCTGGTGCGGCGCAGCACGCTCAAGACCGCCATCGCCGGCTGGTCGTGCGTTGCCATGTCGGGGGCGATCCTGCTGGCGCTGTGGCCGGACACCGGCATCGGCTACGCCGTGGCGATGATGGCGCTGCTGTCGACCATCGGCATGCTGCATCCGCTGGTGATGGCGCAGGGGCGCGGGCTGATCCCGCCGTCGCAGCGCGGCCGGGGGCTGGGACTGCTCAATACCTTCGTGTTTCTCGGCTCGGCGTTGACCTCATGGGCGTTCGGCCTGATCGCCAATGCGGGGCATGTGCGGCAGTGGCCGGTGGCGTCGACTTACACGGCGATCTTTGTGTCCGCGGCGGTGCTGGTCGCGGTGTCGCTGATCCCGTATTTCTTCAGTCCGCCGCATCCGACCAACTGA
- a CDS encoding Bug family tripartite tricarboxylate transporter substrate binding protein yields MASSLHPVRGRRAWLVRGLAGMLAAGSLAVPFTAGAETWPARPIQLLIPYPPGGSADLLARPVAARLQEKLGQPVVLDYRPGAGGTIATQALARAKPDGHTLIMVLAAHAINASLYPKLPYDTRKDFAPVSLVANLPMILAGSSSLRANNVQELIAEARANPGKLTFASAGNGNTGHLAGELFDSVAGIRMTHVPYKGSAQVVTAMLSGEVQLTFDSISTTLPHVKSGKLRALAVTGSQRAAVAPDVPTLAEAGVPGISITGWYAVLAPAGTPQPVVDRLSTEISTVLRQPELKATLATNGYEPVGSTPAALRTHIDAEINRWSKVVKDSGAQIQ; encoded by the coding sequence ATGGCATCTTCCCTGCACCCCGTCCGGGGCCGCCGCGCATGGCTCGTCCGCGGCCTGGCCGGCATGCTGGCCGCCGGCTCGCTGGCCGTACCGTTCACTGCCGGCGCCGAAACCTGGCCGGCGCGACCGATCCAGCTGCTGATCCCCTACCCGCCCGGCGGCAGCGCCGACCTGCTGGCGCGCCCGGTGGCCGCCAGGCTGCAGGAAAAGCTGGGCCAGCCGGTGGTGCTCGACTACCGGCCCGGCGCCGGCGGCACCATCGCCACGCAGGCGCTGGCGCGCGCCAAGCCGGACGGCCACACGCTGATCATGGTGCTGGCCGCGCATGCCATCAATGCGAGCCTCTATCCCAAGCTGCCGTACGACACCCGCAAGGACTTCGCACCCGTGTCGCTGGTGGCCAACCTGCCGATGATCCTGGCCGGCAGCTCGTCGCTGCGCGCGAACAACGTGCAGGAGCTGATCGCGGAAGCCAGGGCCAATCCCGGCAAGCTGACCTTTGCCTCGGCCGGCAACGGCAACACCGGCCACCTGGCGGGCGAACTGTTCGATTCCGTGGCCGGCATCAGGATGACCCATGTCCCGTACAAGGGCAGCGCGCAGGTGGTGACGGCGATGCTGTCGGGCGAGGTCCAGCTGACCTTCGACAGCATCTCCACCACGCTGCCGCACGTGAAGAGCGGCAAGCTGCGCGCGCTGGCGGTGACCGGCAGCCAGCGCGCCGCGGTCGCGCCTGATGTGCCGACGCTGGCCGAAGCGGGCGTGCCGGGCATCAGCATCACCGGCTGGTACGCCGTGCTGGCGCCGGCCGGCACGCCGCAGCCGGTGGTCGACCGCCTCAGCACCGAGATCTCGACCGTGCTGCGCCAGCCCGAACTGAAGGCCACGCTGGCGACCAACGGCTACGAGCCGGTCGGCTCCACGCCCGCCGCGCTGCGCACGCATATCGATGCCGAGATCAACCGCTGGAGCAAGGTGGTGAAGGACTCCGGCGCGCAGATACAGTAA
- a CDS encoding class I adenylate-forming enzyme family protein: MNQTPTQPAPLTRPFTTMSVLVREHATERPTQRALMHDGRVLDYAGLDAAMDRIAAALARDDVRPGEAIAICANSSIEYAAVYLGAVRAGVVVAPLAPSSTAESLAGMVADSGARILFTDAAVAAALQPVRAQLVDTPLVTLDGSDGGQPYADWLAPAGTPVQEPGIRPEMPLNIIYSSGTTGKPKGIVQSHGMRWAHVSRGAATGYGTDAVTLLSTPLYSNTTLASFFPTIGLGGTAILMARFDAGKYLALAQQHRVTHTMLVPVQYQRLLAHPDFDRHDLSSFRQKFCTSAPFSPALKAEVLRRWPGGLTELYGMTEGGGSCLLHAHQFPDKLHTVGRPAPNADIRIIDDEGRELPPGSIGEVVGRSPAMMNGYHNQPEKTAETEWHDAQGNRFIRTGDIGRFDEDGFLVLLDRKKDMIISGGFNIYPSDIEAVVREHPAVAEVAVVGVPSERWGETPVGFVALRAGSGATAQDVLAWANERLGKTQRLAELHVVDSLPRSAIGKVLKRELRDRLTQA, from the coding sequence ATGAACCAGACGCCCACCCAGCCCGCCCCGCTCACCCGCCCCTTCACCACCATGTCCGTGCTCGTGCGCGAACATGCCACCGAACGCCCCACGCAGCGCGCGCTGATGCATGACGGCCGCGTGCTCGACTACGCCGGGCTGGACGCCGCCATGGACCGCATCGCCGCGGCGCTGGCGCGCGACGACGTGCGCCCGGGCGAGGCCATCGCGATCTGCGCGAACTCGTCGATCGAATATGCCGCGGTCTATCTCGGCGCCGTGCGCGCGGGCGTGGTGGTAGCACCGCTGGCGCCTTCATCCACGGCGGAGAGCCTGGCCGGCATGGTCGCCGACTCCGGCGCGCGCATCCTCTTCACCGACGCCGCGGTCGCCGCGGCATTGCAGCCGGTACGCGCGCAACTGGTGGACACGCCCCTCGTCACGCTCGACGGCAGCGATGGCGGCCAGCCCTATGCGGACTGGCTCGCCCCCGCCGGCACGCCGGTGCAGGAGCCCGGTATCCGCCCGGAAATGCCGCTGAACATCATCTATTCGTCCGGCACCACCGGCAAACCCAAGGGCATCGTGCAGTCGCACGGCATGCGCTGGGCGCACGTGTCGCGCGGCGCGGCCACGGGCTATGGCACCGACGCGGTCACGCTGCTGTCCACGCCGCTGTACTCCAACACCACGCTGGCCAGCTTCTTCCCGACCATCGGCCTGGGCGGCACGGCGATCCTGATGGCCAGGTTCGATGCGGGCAAGTACCTGGCGCTGGCGCAGCAGCACCGCGTCACGCACACCATGCTGGTGCCGGTGCAATACCAGCGCCTGCTGGCGCATCCGGACTTCGACCGCCACGACCTGTCGTCCTTCCGGCAGAAGTTCTGCACCAGCGCGCCGTTCAGCCCGGCGCTGAAGGCCGAGGTGCTGCGCCGCTGGCCGGGCGGCCTCACCGAGCTGTACGGCATGACCGAAGGCGGCGGCAGCTGCCTGCTGCACGCGCACCAGTTCCCCGACAAGCTGCACACGGTGGGCCGCCCCGCGCCGAACGCCGACATCCGCATCATCGACGACGAAGGCCGCGAGCTGCCGCCGGGCAGCATCGGCGAAGTGGTCGGCCGTTCGCCGGCGATGATGAACGGCTACCACAACCAGCCGGAAAAGACCGCCGAGACCGAATGGCACGATGCGCAGGGCAATCGCTTCATCCGCACCGGCGATATCGGCCGCTTCGATGAAGACGGCTTCCTGGTGCTGCTCGACCGCAAGAAGGACATGATCATCTCGGGCGGCTTCAATATCTATCCGAGCGATATCGAGGCCGTGGTGCGCGAGCATCCGGCGGTCGCCGAGGTGGCGGTGGTCGGCGTGCCGTCGGAGCGCTGGGGCGAGACGCCGGTGGGCTTCGTCGCATTGCGCGCCGGCAGCGGCGCGACGGCGCAGGACGTGCTGGCCTGGGCCAACGAGCGCCTGGGCAAGACCCAGCGGCTGGCGGAACTGCACGTGGTCGACAGCCTGCCGCGCAGCGCCATCGGCAAGGTGCTCAAGCGCGAATTGCGCGACCGGCTGACGCAGGCCTGA
- a CDS encoding CaiB/BaiF CoA transferase family protein: MQSEQDAALLDGLTVLDLSQGIAGPYCGLVLRQQGARVIKVEPPGGDWSRNMGRIRAGQTAIAVACNAGKESVLLDARTDSGRAAIARLAERADVVIQNFRPGVAERMGVGYEALAARNPALVYVSITGYGHAGPMAALPAVDTTVQAVSGLMHLNRDGAGQPRRIPFFLIDLSTGLYAAQHVCAALFKAARHGKGRHVKLSLLETSAALQSYLLVDDAMFPDAEMAAANAPTGLFAAADGMLYISMLNDAMFVRLARVLRFDDWLDDAALRTSAGRLPRAAELNRRVAQAVAAQPLAHWEALLTEHDVLFGRVSHASDFLQSAQCRQAGVFGRLALEGIGDVPWANLPGMAGMVRPAGDAPTLGQHTEAVLAEFGIGA, encoded by the coding sequence ATGCAATCCGAACAAGACGCTGCGCTGCTCGACGGCCTGACGGTGCTCGACCTGAGCCAGGGCATCGCCGGCCCCTACTGCGGGCTGGTGCTGCGCCAGCAGGGCGCGCGCGTGATCAAGGTGGAGCCGCCCGGCGGCGACTGGTCGCGCAACATGGGCCGCATCCGCGCCGGCCAGACCGCGATCGCGGTCGCGTGCAATGCCGGCAAGGAGAGCGTGCTGCTGGATGCGCGCACCGACAGCGGCCGCGCCGCCATCGCACGGCTGGCCGAGCGTGCCGACGTGGTGATCCAGAACTTCCGCCCCGGCGTGGCCGAGCGCATGGGCGTGGGCTACGAGGCGCTGGCGGCGCGCAACCCGGCGCTGGTTTACGTGTCGATCACCGGCTACGGCCATGCTGGCCCGATGGCGGCGCTGCCGGCAGTCGATACCACGGTACAGGCGGTCAGCGGGCTGATGCACCTGAATCGCGACGGCGCGGGCCAGCCGCGGCGCATCCCGTTCTTCCTGATCGACCTCAGTACCGGGCTCTATGCCGCCCAGCATGTCTGCGCGGCGTTGTTCAAGGCCGCGCGCCATGGCAAGGGGCGCCACGTGAAACTTTCCCTGCTGGAGACCAGTGCAGCGCTGCAGTCGTACCTGCTGGTGGACGATGCCATGTTCCCCGATGCCGAAATGGCGGCGGCCAATGCCCCGACCGGGTTGTTCGCCGCAGCGGACGGCATGCTCTACATCAGCATGCTCAACGACGCGATGTTCGTGCGGCTGGCGCGCGTGCTGCGCTTTGACGACTGGCTCGACGATGCCGCGCTGCGCACCAGCGCCGGCCGGCTGCCGCGCGCGGCGGAACTGAACCGGCGCGTGGCGCAGGCGGTGGCCGCGCAGCCGCTCGCGCATTGGGAAGCGCTGCTGACCGAGCATGACGTGCTGTTCGGGCGTGTCAGCCACGCCAGCGATTTCCTGCAGAGTGCGCAATGCCGGCAGGCGGGGGTTTTCGGCCGCCTGGCGCTGGAGGGGATCGGTGACGTGCCCTGGGCCAACCTGCCAGGGATGGCAGGCATGGTGCGGCCCGCGGGCGATGCGCCCACGCTGGGGCAGCACACCGAGGCGGTGCTGGCGGAGTTCGGCATCGGCGCCTGA
- a CDS encoding NADPH:quinone oxidoreductase family protein has translation MQEDDYLGLVCSRWCHWSELALQRIPRQPLGPGRVRIRVRHAGVGFALSLFVSGKYQRKPPLPFTPGTEAAGEILEVAPDVTRLRVGQRVAAALDWGGFAEEVVTTADTVYPVPDGLALAHAAALPVTYGTVWAALAWRAALQPGETMLVHGASGALGTAAVQVGKLMGARVIATASTDAKREAALANGAAHALPADAATLAASVKALCPAGGADVVFDPVGGDLFDASLRCAAPGARLLSIGYASGRIPAVPANLLLVKNLSMIGFNYGYYIGWGLTDERRRFAPRVQQVVEQIMQAVASGKLAPPLLQHFPLRDWLAAVDTTMSRRAIGKVMLDI, from the coding sequence ATGCAAGAGGACGATTACCTTGGACTCGTTTGCTCGCGCTGGTGCCACTGGAGCGAGCTGGCACTGCAGCGCATTCCGCGCCAGCCGCTCGGGCCGGGGCGGGTGCGCATCCGCGTGCGGCACGCCGGCGTCGGCTTTGCGCTGAGCCTGTTCGTGTCGGGCAAGTACCAGCGCAAGCCGCCGCTGCCGTTCACGCCCGGCACCGAAGCGGCGGGCGAGATCCTGGAGGTCGCGCCGGACGTAACGCGGCTGCGCGTGGGCCAGCGCGTGGCGGCGGCGCTGGACTGGGGCGGTTTTGCCGAAGAGGTGGTGACGACCGCCGACACGGTCTATCCGGTGCCGGACGGGCTGGCGCTGGCGCATGCCGCGGCGCTGCCGGTCACCTACGGCACGGTGTGGGCCGCGCTGGCGTGGCGCGCCGCATTGCAACCCGGCGAGACCATGCTGGTGCACGGCGCCAGCGGCGCGCTCGGCACGGCCGCAGTGCAGGTGGGCAAGCTGATGGGCGCGCGCGTGATCGCGACCGCCAGCACCGATGCCAAGCGCGAGGCGGCACTGGCCAACGGCGCCGCGCACGCGCTGCCTGCCGATGCGGCCACGCTGGCGGCCTCGGTCAAGGCGCTGTGCCCGGCGGGCGGGGCCGACGTGGTGTTCGATCCGGTCGGCGGCGACCTGTTCGACGCCTCGCTGCGCTGCGCGGCGCCGGGCGCGCGGCTGCTGTCGATCGGCTATGCCAGCGGGCGTATCCCGGCAGTGCCGGCCAACCTGCTGCTGGTCAAGAACCTGTCGATGATCGGCTTCAACTACGGCTACTACATCGGCTGGGGTCTGACCGACGAGCGCCGGCGCTTCGCGCCGCGCGTGCAGCAGGTGGTCGAACAGATCATGCAGGCAGTGGCGAGCGGCAAGCTGGCGCCGCCATTGCTGCAGCACTTCCCGCTGCGCGACTGGCTGGCGGCGGTCGACACCACGATGTCGCGCCGCGCCATCGGCAAGGTCATGCTGGATATCTGA